One cyanobiont of Ornithocercus magnificus DNA segment encodes these proteins:
- a CDS encoding ligase, translated as MTAQQLQRELATVFTRECPPAASRVGWICFQIGLILLPSSALFATLLFIVSLAQSSCYRGRQYWSDAWNLSLIITGFLMLAGAIQAYSGALAWIGLTNWLPLFWGFWGFQAYLATPASRRQSGLHLVVGTVPVVLTGLGQIWWGWHGPWSLFGGLVVWFIAPGGEPLGRLSGLFDYANIAGAWLSLVWPFALAMLFRPSKCRVLSIAALVLAGSLVTALVLTGSRNAWGALLLATPFVLGPMQWSWSLPLLLLLPLLLLLLAILPGVPDALRLQARQVVPEGLWARITDLHYGESRGLQHTRLSQWNTVACLIAERPWLGWGAAAFTILYPMITSKVWHGHSHNLPFELAVSYGLPVALLVIGTVLALLILGLYCRVLELEIFDRAWWSAALVSVVLHSSDLPFFDSRLNIAGWILLAGLRCLIKSSPPATAPMP; from the coding sequence GTGACAGCACAGCAGCTTCAACGTGAACTGGCTACTGTGTTTACCCGAGAATGCCCTCCAGCAGCTAGCCGCGTTGGCTGGATCTGTTTCCAAATAGGTCTGATTTTGCTGCCATCTAGTGCTCTATTTGCCACGCTTTTATTTATTGTATCTTTGGCACAGAGTAGTTGCTACCGGGGGCGTCAGTATTGGTCTGATGCTTGGAATCTATCACTAATCATAACTGGTTTTTTGATGCTAGCTGGTGCTATCCAAGCCTATTCCGGTGCTCTTGCCTGGATTGGTCTAACCAATTGGTTACCTCTTTTTTGGGGATTTTGGGGTTTTCAAGCTTACCTAGCTACACCAGCATCACGACGGCAAAGCGGACTGCATTTAGTCGTAGGAACTGTTCCTGTCGTGCTCACAGGTCTCGGCCAAATTTGGTGGGGTTGGCATGGGCCTTGGTCACTGTTTGGAGGACTCGTAGTTTGGTTCATCGCTCCTGGGGGTGAGCCGTTGGGGCGCCTCTCCGGCCTATTTGATTATGCCAACATCGCTGGAGCTTGGTTGTCTCTAGTTTGGCCCTTTGCACTGGCAATGCTCTTTCGGCCTAGCAAGTGCCGCGTGCTAAGCATCGCGGCGCTAGTACTTGCTGGATCCCTAGTAACAGCACTTGTGCTTACAGGGTCCCGTAATGCTTGGGGAGCTTTGCTATTAGCCACACCATTTGTGTTGGGTCCAATGCAATGGTCTTGGTCTCTGCCATTGCTGCTGCTGCTGCCATTGCTGCTGCTGCTGCTAGCGATTCTCCCTGGTGTACCAGATGCACTAAGGCTACAAGCTCGCCAGGTTGTTCCTGAGGGACTCTGGGCCCGAATCACAGATCTCCACTATGGAGAATCTCGTGGTTTGCAACACACTCGGCTCAGTCAATGGAATACTGTTGCCTGCTTGATTGCCGAGAGGCCCTGGCTTGGCTGGGGAGCTGCTGCCTTCACAATTCTCTACCCAATGATTACTAGTAAAGTTTGGCATGGCCACAGTCACAATCTACCGTTTGAACTAGCTGTTAGCTATGGGCTTCCAGTAGCGCTTCTAGTTATTGGGACAGTACTAGCCTTGCTGATCCTTGGATTATATTGTAGGGTGCTTGAGCTAGAAATTTTTGACCGTGCCTGGTGGTCAGCTGCTCTTGTGTCAGTTGTCTTGCACAGTAGTGATTTACCCTTCTTTGATAGCCGCCTCAACATTGCTGGTTGGATTTTGCTAGCCGGCCTGCGCTGCCTAATTAAGTCAAGCCCACCGGCTACAGCTCCAATGCCCTAA
- a CDS encoding radical SAM protein, with translation MLTANPEPLAPFLDAVLLGDGEELLPIFIDNIRAGINLPRAQRLHALAKIPGIYIPALYMPQYDSEGNLKSVDPITPDIPAKVSKQTWRNSNLACSTVITPDAAWPEIYMLEVARGCPELCRFCLASYSNLPFRAASLQDALIPAVERGLAVTKRLGLLGASVTQHPQFNELLCWLDKDHFDGTHVSISSVRASTVTPELGRILAKRGSKSLTIAIESGSDRIRRLVNKKLEPEEIVAAAHYARDAGLSRLKIYGMVGLPTEEESDIEATAELLLRLKKNVKGLHLTLSVSTFVPKAHTPFQWQGVRPEAEKRLKILAKYLKPKGISLRAESYGWSLIQALLARSDRRLAPVIATVRGSQESLGGWKRAYRAVRSGEIGTGPDLLPLPPAWEKLVHEDWPTTSVLPWLHITGHFGLEILAEQRLRALEL, from the coding sequence GTGTTAACAGCCAATCCAGAGCCGCTAGCACCTTTCTTGGATGCTGTACTTCTTGGGGATGGCGAGGAACTGCTACCAATCTTTATCGATAACATACGTGCTGGGATTAATTTACCCCGGGCTCAGCGCTTGCATGCTTTAGCCAAAATCCCTGGCATATATATACCAGCTCTGTATATGCCCCAGTATGACAGTGAGGGCAATCTAAAATCAGTTGATCCCATTACACCAGACATACCTGCTAAGGTAAGTAAGCAAACTTGGCGCAATAGCAACTTAGCCTGTTCCACAGTAATTACTCCAGATGCAGCTTGGCCTGAAATCTACATGCTGGAAGTAGCTCGTGGCTGTCCAGAACTCTGTCGGTTCTGCCTAGCTAGCTACTCAAATCTGCCGTTTCGGGCAGCTTCGCTACAAGATGCACTAATACCAGCGGTAGAAAGAGGTCTAGCCGTCACTAAACGTCTTGGCTTGCTAGGAGCTTCAGTAACTCAACATCCTCAATTTAATGAGCTATTGTGCTGGCTTGACAAGGATCACTTCGACGGCACACATGTTAGTATCAGCTCGGTAAGAGCATCTACCGTAACGCCAGAACTAGGACGCATTCTAGCAAAACGAGGCAGTAAATCCCTTACTATAGCTATAGAAAGTGGCAGTGACCGTATACGTCGCTTAGTAAATAAGAAGCTTGAACCCGAGGAAATTGTCGCTGCTGCTCATTACGCACGCGATGCAGGCCTAAGCAGGTTAAAGATCTATGGCATGGTTGGTTTACCAACTGAAGAGGAGAGTGATATTGAGGCGACTGCTGAACTCCTTCTAAGATTAAAGAAAAATGTCAAAGGGCTACATCTAACACTCAGTGTGAGCACCTTTGTGCCCAAAGCCCACACACCTTTTCAATGGCAGGGTGTGCGTCCAGAAGCTGAAAAGCGCCTAAAGATACTTGCCAAATACTTGAAGCCTAAGGGTATTAGCTTGAGGGCAGAGAGTTATGGCTGGAGTCTAATTCAGGCACTGCTCGCCCGCAGTGATCGTCGTCTTGCCCCTGTTATTGCCACAGTACGAGGCTCGCAGGAAAGCCTAGGAGGGTGGAAGCGGGCCTACCGGGCAGTCCGGTCTGGGGAGATAGGAACAGGGCCTGATTTGCTACCGCTTCCACCAGCTTGGGAAAAACTAGTTCACGAGGACTGGCCAACCACATCTGTGTTGCCCTGGCTGCACATTACAGGCCATTTTGGCCTAGAGATCCTGGCAGAACAGCGCCTTAGGGCATTGGAGCTGTAG
- a CDS encoding photosystem II protein PsbQ, which yields MLSTLRRLVALYLCFTLCFFLAACSSGKAQPSAISPEDMAVIRRQAEGYQAAMVRLPELASLVSNRDWTYARNLIHGPMQEVGREMLYINKRLLPADLPEAEKRSQILKEALADLDEAARLQSADRLDKSYELVVKGFKSYAELIPAQALN from the coding sequence ATGCTGAGCACCCTAAGACGCCTGGTGGCGCTCTATCTCTGCTTTACCCTCTGCTTTTTCCTTGCTGCTTGCAGTAGTGGCAAGGCCCAGCCAAGCGCAATCAGTCCGGAGGACATGGCTGTGATCCGACGCCAAGCCGAAGGTTACCAAGCAGCAATGGTGCGCTTACCAGAGTTGGCCTCCCTTGTCAGCAACCGTGACTGGACTTATGCCCGCAACCTTATTCATGGTCCGATGCAGGAGGTGGGCCGGGAAATGCTTTACATAAACAAGCGTCTACTTCCTGCTGATCTTCCAGAAGCAGAAAAACGCTCGCAGATTCTCAAGGAAGCTCTGGCAGATCTTGACGAAGCAGCCCGTTTGCAAAGCGCTGACCGACTTGATAAAAGCTACGAGCTTGTTGTGAAAGGATTTAAGAGCTATGCCGAACTAATTCCTGCTCAGGCATTGAACTGA